A DNA window from Hoplias malabaricus isolate fHopMal1 chromosome 5, fHopMal1.hap1, whole genome shotgun sequence contains the following coding sequences:
- the faim2b gene encoding fas apoptotic inhibitory molecule 2b has protein sequence MKKVAPEVNTVAGSLPPSYAEANTGCPSYCYADGTFSWEDKNIRRIFIRKVYSILMLQLLVTVVVVAVFTFSTPVRYFILTHPELYSLSNLLFLVTYLTLACCGDVRRQFPWNLILLTIFTLCMACMLGCVSSFYNTKSVLLCLGITAVVCVCVTLFSFQSAVDITSFQGVLFTLCMVMICCALVMGFVVPFGYVPWMHALYGVIGAIVFTMFLAFDSQLLMGNKQHSLSPEEYIFATLTLYLDIVYIFTFILQLFGGGRE, from the exons ATGAAAAAG GTGGCTCCAGAAGTAAACACTGTGGCTGGAAGTTTGCCTCCAAGTTATGCAGAGGCAAACACAG GATGTCCGAGCTACTGTTATGCTGACGGCACATTCTCCTGGGAGGACAAAAACATCAGACGCATCTTTATCCGAAAG GTGTATTCCATTCTAATGCTGCAGCTGCTTGTTACTGTCGTGGTTGTGGCTGTTTTCACTTTTTC GACTCCGGTCCGGTATTTTATTCTCACTCATCCAGAACTGTACTCTTTATCAAA TTTGCTGTTTCTTGTGACGTATTTGACTCTGGCCTGTTGTGGAGACGTGAG ACGGCAGTTTCCCTGGAACCTGATTCTGCTGACAATATTT ACTCTGTGCATGGCCTGCATGCTGGGCTGTGTCTCCAG CTTCTACAACACTAAGTCAGTTTTGCTGTGTTTGGGAATCACTgcagtggtgtgtgtctgtgtcacacTCTTCAGCTTCCAGAGTGCG GTGGATATCACATCCTTCCAGGGCGTTCTGTTTACTCTGTGCATGGTGATGATCTGCTGTGCTCTGGTGATGGGATTCGTTGTTCCATTTGGATAC GTTCCCTGGATGCATGCACTCTATGGGGTAATAGGAGCAATCGTCTTTACCATG TTCCTGGCGTTTGATTCCCAGTTGCTGATGGGTAATAAACAGCACTCTCTGAGTCCGGAGGAGTATATCTTCGCCACTCTGACTCTTTACCTGGACATCGTTTACATCTTCACGTTCATTCTGCAGCTTTTCGGAGGCGGACGAGAATAA